From Neobacillus sp. PS2-9, the proteins below share one genomic window:
- a CDS encoding STAS domain-containing protein: MHRSEKLHSFLLSKARQLTEDWYNSLDKSDPKGVYASNDPKVIENLKKKNYEFHLHACEIFILKECEFFTNFQTWIEEVARDTEHQRTPIHFIIREFMRTREQYLDFIDEYVSLYKEEVTPQDVKTWNRLITKTFDTVILRFAEETHNASTSQLFAQQELINELSSPVITLSKDSALLPLVGDIDTARAKLILENTLEQCASKNVNQLFIDLSGVIMIDTMVAHQIFLLIDALNLIGVETTLSGLRPEIAQTAVQLGLNFNKVTIKSNLSKALSLD; encoded by the coding sequence ATGCACAGAAGTGAGAAGCTACACTCATTTTTATTAAGCAAAGCCCGACAATTAACAGAGGATTGGTATAACTCTTTAGATAAAAGTGATCCAAAGGGTGTATATGCCTCAAATGACCCAAAGGTGATTGAGAACTTAAAAAAAAAAAACTATGAGTTCCATTTACATGCATGTGAAATCTTTATCCTTAAGGAATGTGAGTTTTTTACCAATTTCCAAACGTGGATAGAGGAAGTGGCACGTGATACCGAACATCAAAGAACACCAATTCATTTTATTATTAGAGAATTTATGAGGACACGTGAACAGTATCTGGATTTTATAGATGAATATGTTTCACTATACAAAGAAGAAGTAACACCACAAGACGTGAAAACGTGGAATAGATTGATTACCAAGACGTTTGATACAGTGATTCTGCGTTTTGCAGAAGAAACACACAATGCTTCCACTTCCCAGCTTTTCGCACAACAAGAGCTGATCAATGAATTAAGCTCACCGGTGATTACCTTATCAAAGGACTCTGCCTTACTTCCATTAGTTGGGGACATCGATACGGCTAGAGCGAAACTAATACTAGAGAATACACTTGAACAATGCGCAAGTAAAAATGTGAACCAACTATTTATCGATTTATCTGGAGTCATCATGATTGATACCATGGTCGCTCATCAAATCTTTTTATTAATTGATGCCTTGAACCTAATAGGCGTGGAAACAACACTCTCAGGATTGCGCCCTGAAATCGCACAAACAGCCGTACAACTTGGACTCAACTTTAACAAAGTCACCATCAAATCAAATCTCTCAAAAGCACTTTCGCTTGATTAA
- a CDS encoding DUF1398 family protein, producing MNDKLTESEFQEIIRRRSTGEISFPQFLDELSQSGINEYEIDVATGRATYKGVHSEFKTDPQVSLVISDKFNRSKVLEAIADISLPFLDFLKEIAKAGIVTYRVYITEKKVTYIGIGEEEIEELLKVKG from the coding sequence ATGAATGACAAATTAACAGAAAGTGAGTTTCAAGAGATAATCCGTAGAAGAAGTACCGGCGAGATAAGCTTCCCTCAATTCTTAGATGAATTGTCCCAAAGCGGCATAAATGAATACGAAATAGATGTTGCTACGGGTCGTGCTACATATAAAGGAGTCCATTCGGAGTTTAAAACTGATCCCCAAGTAAGCTTGGTTATCTCAGATAAATTTAATAGAAGTAAGGTGCTTGAGGCAATTGCTGACATCTCTCTCCCATTTTTAGACTTTTTAAAAGAGATTGCTAAGGCTGGAATAGTAACCTATCGTGTGTACATAACTGAGAAAAAGGTTACTTATATTGGTATCGGAGAAGAAGAAATTGAAGAACTGCTTAAAGTCAAAGGATAA
- a CDS encoding cytidine deaminase, translated as MNKEQLMESARKMKTAAYVPYSKFPVGVALLLKDGTVINGVNVENVSLGATNCAERTAIFTAITNGYKKGDFLAIAVAGDTVDFLPPCSICRQVLAEFCLPDMPVYLTNEKKDILELTLKELLPYAFTDLEM; from the coding sequence ATGAACAAAGAACAATTAATGGAAAGTGCACGTAAGATGAAAACAGCTGCCTATGTACCGTATTCCAAGTTTCCTGTGGGTGTAGCATTGTTACTAAAAGATGGTACAGTTATTAATGGCGTAAACGTAGAGAATGTTTCATTAGGTGCAACTAATTGTGCTGAGAGAACAGCTATTTTCACTGCAATAACAAATGGTTATAAAAAGGGAGATTTCCTAGCTATAGCTGTTGCTGGTGATACGGTAGATTTTCTCCCACCATGTAGTATTTGTAGACAAGTTTTAGCAGAATTCTGTTTACCTGATATGCCAGTCTATTTAACCAATGAAAAGAAAGATATATTAGAATTGACCTTAAAGGAATTATTACCTTATGCATTCACTGATCTTGAGATGTAA
- a CDS encoding SDR family oxidoreductase, translating into MSTIQNQAVIITGASSGIGEATAKELASKGAKLVLAARREDRLKKLQDEIQTSGGQAIYKVTDVTSHEQLEELAAYALKEFGKIDVLVNNAGVMPQAFLFKKKIEEWDQMIDVNIKGVLYAIAAVLPSMRERKSGHIINLSSVAGHNIYPGGTVYCGTKHAVRAISEGLRQEEAMSGTNIRVTNVSPGAVNSELLETTTDPELKAGLDEFYKVAIDADSIARAISFAIEQPSDVAINELIIRPTVQVG; encoded by the coding sequence ATGTCTACTATTCAAAATCAAGCGGTCATTATAACGGGGGCTTCTAGTGGGATTGGTGAAGCTACCGCAAAAGAACTAGCATCTAAAGGAGCAAAGTTGGTGCTAGCGGCTCGTCGGGAGGACCGATTAAAGAAATTGCAAGATGAGATACAAACGAGTGGTGGGCAAGCTATCTATAAAGTGACAGATGTAACTTCTCATGAACAATTGGAAGAACTCGCTGCCTATGCACTTAAAGAGTTTGGAAAAATCGACGTATTAGTTAATAATGCTGGAGTGATGCCCCAAGCTTTTCTTTTTAAGAAAAAAATTGAGGAATGGGATCAGATGATTGATGTCAATATTAAAGGTGTTTTGTATGCCATCGCCGCCGTTCTTCCATCAATGCGTGAACGTAAATCAGGTCATATCATTAACCTATCCTCTGTTGCTGGCCATAACATCTATCCAGGTGGAACAGTTTACTGCGGTACCAAACATGCAGTACGAGCGATTTCAGAAGGTTTACGTCAAGAAGAGGCAATGAGTGGCACCAATATCCGTGTAACGAATGTTTCTCCAGGGGCTGTTAACAGCGAATTATTAGAAACTACTACAGATCCAGAATTAAAAGCAGGCTTAGATGAATTTTACAAAGTGGCAATTGATGCGGACAGCATCGCTCGTGCGATTTCCTTTGCCATTGAGCAACCATCCGATGTAGCCATTAATGAATTGATTATTCGTCCAACTGTTCAAGTGGGTTAA
- a CDS encoding putative protein N(5)-glutamine methyltransferase — MNFLVDHHTVTSIVYKLRSAGCVFAEEETQLLVSEAQSLEDLTKKVEMRVEGLPLEYVIGWALFCGLRIEVEQGVFVPRHRTEFLVRQAEDLACSGDLVVDLCCGSGAIGAALAAAMGDIMLYGSDIDPIATRCARKNVTKFGGHVFEGDLYEALPRWMRGRINILVANVPYVPTKAMELLPLEARLYEPNLALDGGVDGLNILRRVVKEAPDWLAPGGHLLIETSEMQAPQTIEVFAHSGLVTKVVRDAERDATVVIGTNSGDSPPAL, encoded by the coding sequence ATAAATTTTTTAGTAGACCACCATACGGTAACATCGATAGTCTACAAGCTCCGTAGTGCGGGGTGTGTATTTGCAGAAGAGGAGACTCAGTTACTTGTTTCAGAAGCACAATCTTTAGAGGATCTCACAAAAAAGGTCGAAATGCGAGTCGAGGGTTTACCACTTGAATACGTAATTGGATGGGCACTGTTCTGTGGTCTTCGGATTGAAGTGGAACAAGGAGTTTTTGTTCCTCGGCACCGTACAGAATTTCTTGTTCGTCAGGCGGAAGACCTAGCATGTTCTGGTGATCTCGTCGTTGACCTCTGTTGTGGTTCAGGGGCTATAGGTGCCGCACTGGCAGCTGCTATGGGAGACATAATGTTGTATGGTTCTGATATCGACCCTATCGCAACACGATGTGCAAGAAAAAACGTAACTAAATTCGGTGGTCATGTTTTTGAAGGAGACTTGTATGAGGCTTTACCACGATGGATGAGAGGCCGTATAAATATACTGGTTGCTAACGTACCTTATGTTCCCACGAAAGCAATGGAACTGCTTCCCTTGGAGGCCCGTCTTTATGAACCAAATTTGGCTCTGGATGGAGGAGTGGATGGCCTTAACATTTTAAGAAGAGTGGTAAAAGAAGCCCCTGATTGGCTCGCTCCGGGAGGACACCTACTCATCGAGACGAGCGAAATGCAGGCACCACAAACTATTGAGGTTTTTGCTCATTCTGGATTGGTCACTAAAGTAGTTAGAGACGCAGAACGGGACGCTACAGTTGTTATTGGAACCAATAGTGGGGACAGTCCCCCAGCTCTTTAA
- a CDS encoding TetR/AcrR family transcriptional regulator codes for MSRVDRRIIKSQEAIKKAFIALMSEKNLDEITIQDIADRANVGRRTIYLHYLDKYDLLDKLIEKHINELRKLCESAADLSFVEGNLIWFEYFERNSSFFSTMLASKGAPAFRSHFLEFVIEELEGDVNITEGINQGLNKELVLKFFGAAIVEIVEAWITNGLSERTQVVAEQVGILLDRNL; via the coding sequence ATGTCTAGGGTTGATAGAAGAATAATCAAGTCTCAAGAAGCAATAAAAAAAGCTTTTATTGCACTGATGTCTGAAAAAAATTTGGATGAAATAACGATACAGGATATTGCCGACAGGGCGAATGTTGGCCGAAGAACGATTTATCTTCATTACTTGGATAAATATGACCTACTGGATAAGCTTATCGAAAAACATATTAACGAACTAAGGAAATTGTGCGAATCGGCAGCTGATTTGAGTTTTGTTGAGGGAAATCTGATTTGGTTTGAATACTTTGAACGTAATTCTTCCTTCTTTTCAACTATGTTAGCGAGTAAAGGAGCCCCTGCTTTTCGAAGTCATTTCCTTGAATTTGTCATCGAGGAGTTAGAGGGTGATGTAAATATAACCGAAGGCATAAATCAAGGTTTAAATAAGGAGTTAGTTCTTAAATTTTTTGGAGCAGCCATCGTAGAGATAGTAGAAGCATGGATCACCAATGGATTATCTGAACGGACCCAAGTCGTGGCAGAACAAGTAGGGATATTATTAGATAGGAATCTTTAA
- a CDS encoding TerC family protein has product MDSLWLEYAWTLLILIGLEGLLSADNALVLAVIAKHLPADQKKRAINYGIIMAFSFRFAALFVISFIANVWQIQAIGAAYLLYLGLKHVIKAQFGKENENIHKDDEKESVGKGFWPTVGKIALADLAFAIDSILAAVALALGLTDSPLGNFGGMDGGQFIVVLLGGIAGLVLIKFAATWFVQLLEKRPALETTAYAIVAWVGVKLAVITLAHEDIGVLDHHFPHGTTWTLIFYGVLVAIALIGWFAPSKSHIKAKS; this is encoded by the coding sequence ATGGATTCACTATGGCTTGAATATGCATGGACCTTGTTAATTCTAATCGGATTAGAAGGATTGTTATCGGCTGACAACGCTCTTGTACTAGCTGTGATAGCCAAACATTTACCCGCAGATCAGAAAAAAAGAGCTATAAATTATGGAATCATTATGGCATTTAGTTTCCGATTTGCTGCACTTTTTGTCATTTCTTTTATTGCAAACGTCTGGCAAATCCAGGCGATAGGAGCAGCTTATCTTCTATACCTAGGATTAAAGCATGTCATTAAGGCGCAGTTCGGAAAAGAAAATGAGAATATTCATAAGGACGATGAAAAGGAATCAGTAGGTAAAGGTTTTTGGCCCACAGTAGGGAAGATTGCATTAGCTGACCTCGCTTTTGCAATTGATTCGATTCTAGCTGCGGTTGCTCTGGCCCTTGGACTTACAGATTCACCGCTTGGCAATTTCGGGGGTATGGATGGAGGACAGTTCATTGTTGTTCTTCTTGGAGGGATTGCTGGCCTTGTCTTGATTAAGTTTGCAGCAACCTGGTTTGTGCAACTTCTAGAAAAACGCCCAGCTTTGGAAACAACAGCATATGCCATTGTAGCCTGGGTTGGTGTCAAACTTGCAGTAATTACCCTTGCCCATGAGGATATTGGTGTCTTAGATCATCATTTCCCCCACGGTACCACTTGGACACTAATATTTTATGGAGTATTAGTTGCTATCGCTCTAATTGGTTGGTTTGCACCAAGTAAAAGCCATATCAAAGCTAAATCCTAA
- a CDS encoding glycosyl hydrolase family 18 protein, whose product MAKNGYWSLTILSLSMALFLLSSCNQVQRKEEHHKNKTPREVLGFYTEQEGTYPGSQPTVNSQFANLSIIAPFWYKLDDKRPGSLIASVTADHKRQVIESAHKNHLKVYMVVHNLFYETVEKGKQVASTVLDNGTNRNVFIQNLRNEMNQFKYDGINIDMENLHLTDRDSFSLMIKNLSDALHRDGKVVTVSVPANTGDSRANPWSPWFDYKKLGQYSDGLMIMTYDEHNPRTKPGASASVDWTEATIRYALKQGVPSSKMLLGIAGYGWDWDTTTNKATYSSYSQLMDQKTKYKAEVIWDSHSQTPHFSYVDEKNHSHQAWFENSYSLRFKLDLVEKYNLQGIGIWRLGLEDPKYWTTIPKKVKVKK is encoded by the coding sequence ATGGCGAAAAATGGTTATTGGTCATTGACCATCCTTTCTTTGAGCATGGCATTATTTTTACTGTCATCCTGTAATCAGGTGCAAAGAAAAGAGGAACATCATAAGAATAAAACGCCCCGTGAAGTTTTAGGTTTTTACACAGAGCAGGAAGGAACGTATCCAGGGTCGCAACCTACAGTGAACTCGCAATTCGCCAATTTGAGCATTATTGCCCCCTTTTGGTATAAGCTTGACGATAAACGTCCGGGCAGCCTGATAGCTTCCGTTACAGCTGATCATAAGAGACAGGTTATTGAGAGTGCCCATAAAAACCACCTGAAGGTATATATGGTTGTACATAATCTCTTTTATGAAACCGTGGAGAAGGGCAAGCAGGTAGCGAGTACTGTTCTCGATAATGGTACAAACCGCAATGTGTTCATTCAGAACCTACGAAATGAAATGAATCAGTTTAAATATGACGGTATTAATATTGATATGGAAAATTTGCATTTGACTGACCGAGATTCCTTTAGTCTGATGATAAAAAACTTGTCTGATGCACTTCATCGTGATGGAAAAGTAGTGACGGTTTCAGTCCCGGCAAACACAGGTGATTCCCGGGCTAATCCCTGGTCACCGTGGTTTGATTATAAAAAGCTTGGTCAATATTCTGATGGGTTAATGATCATGACATATGATGAGCACAACCCAAGAACAAAACCAGGGGCATCGGCATCAGTCGATTGGACAGAAGCAACGATTCGTTATGCGTTGAAACAGGGAGTGCCATCCTCGAAAATGTTACTCGGTATCGCTGGTTATGGATGGGACTGGGATACAACAACAAACAAAGCCACGTATAGCTCCTATTCACAGTTAATGGATCAGAAAACAAAATATAAAGCGGAGGTTATATGGGACTCCCATTCGCAAACACCTCATTTCAGTTATGTTGATGAAAAAAATCATAGCCACCAGGCATGGTTTGAGAATAGCTATAGTTTGCGGTTTAAGCTTGACCTTGTAGAAAAATATAACTTACAAGGAATTGGGATTTGGCGGCTCGGCTTAGAAGACCCCAAGTACTGGACGACTATACCTAAGAAAGTAAAAGTTAAAAAGTGA
- a CDS encoding DUF4177 domain-containing protein, with the protein MYEYKFVETSLGGFFSSPKHRETINAYASEGWKLVQVLPLEYNGHGKPMSYEIIFERLIQD; encoded by the coding sequence ATGTATGAATATAAGTTTGTAGAAACTTCTCTTGGGGGATTTTTTTCTTCTCCAAAACATAGAGAAACCATTAATGCTTATGCATCAGAGGGTTGGAAATTAGTACAGGTCTTGCCACTGGAATATAATGGACACGGGAAACCTATGTCATATGAGATCATATTTGAAAGGCTTATTCAAGACTAG
- a CDS encoding cell wall hydrolase: MPRVSYRSSDVDLMARMMRAEAEGEGKQGMLYVGNVIVNRLVANCLDFKGLRTVNQVVFQVQGGNFSFEAVQKGNVFYQRARTSERRLAKQNLDYWRDHPAKFALWYFNPHAPCPPTWYGQPHTGQFKEHCFYEPKPGTCDTVYSG, from the coding sequence ATGCCAAGAGTAAGTTACCGAAGTTCAGACGTTGACTTAATGGCAAGGATGATGAGAGCAGAAGCCGAAGGTGAAGGAAAACAGGGAATGTTATATGTTGGAAATGTCATTGTGAATCGTCTTGTAGCAAATTGTTTAGACTTTAAAGGTTTAAGAACAGTTAACCAAGTTGTTTTTCAAGTACAAGGAGGAAATTTTTCCTTTGAAGCTGTTCAAAAAGGGAATGTATTTTATCAAAGAGCAAGAACTTCTGAAAGAAGATTAGCAAAACAGAATTTGGATTATTGGAGAGACCACCCAGCGAAATTCGCCCTTTGGTATTTTAATCCACATGCTCCATGCCCACCCACATGGTACGGTCAACCTCATACTGGTCAATTTAAAGAACATTGTTTTTATGAACCAAAACCTGGAACATGTGATACTGTTTATAGCGGTTAA
- a CDS encoding DUF3231 family protein: protein MQNSMVYCIIQHFGSVNEDANATDIIQTALTNCLYVVNEVKQIFEKEHHAIPIGFTQEDVNIKAGRLYSDLFALRYIKYMAAAGTAAAAALLEVLARNDIRELFSKISEMFMKLYNDACDLLLKKGAFVRSPTIAPMEKAEYLQSESFLSGLMGKHRPLTAIELAHISKNTETNSIGRTFVAGFSQTAKSPEVRKFMERGTEIASKHETVFRQILVEDGVPMPSTWDSTISQSIDAPFSDKLMMFQTSSLTAISVAGYGAAIGASLRKDLGGHYTRLVTEILQYANDGIKLMIENRWMEQPPQNVDREALRNRKV, encoded by the coding sequence ATGCAGAATTCAATGGTTTATTGCATAATTCAACATTTTGGAAGTGTAAATGAAGATGCAAATGCTACAGACATTATTCAGACCGCTTTAACTAATTGTTTATATGTTGTAAATGAAGTCAAACAAATCTTTGAAAAAGAACATCATGCAATACCTATTGGATTTACACAAGAAGATGTAAATATAAAGGCGGGTCGATTATATTCCGACTTGTTTGCCTTGAGATACATAAAATACATGGCAGCTGCTGGAACAGCCGCAGCTGCAGCTTTACTCGAAGTATTGGCACGTAACGATATAAGAGAACTTTTTTCAAAAATATCCGAAATGTTCATGAAACTTTACAACGATGCTTGTGATCTGCTACTCAAGAAGGGTGCTTTTGTTCGTTCGCCTACCATCGCTCCGATGGAAAAAGCGGAATACCTTCAAAGTGAATCTTTTTTATCAGGTTTAATGGGTAAGCACCGACCTTTGACTGCCATTGAACTTGCCCATATTTCGAAAAATACAGAAACAAACTCCATTGGCAGAACTTTTGTAGCTGGCTTTTCCCAAACGGCTAAATCACCTGAAGTCAGAAAATTCATGGAGAGAGGGACCGAGATAGCATCAAAGCATGAAACTGTGTTTAGACAAATTTTAGTTGAAGATGGGGTACCGATGCCAAGCACTTGGGATTCGACGATTTCACAATCCATTGATGCCCCATTTTCAGATAAGTTAATGATGTTCCAAACCAGTAGTCTCACCGCCATCAGTGTAGCTGGTTATGGGGCAGCGATTGGGGCAAGCCTTAGAAAGGATTTAGGAGGCCATTACACAAGATTAGTGACTGAAATACTCCAATATGCAAATGATGGCATTAAATTGATGATTGAAAACAGATGGATGGAACAACCACCACAAAATGTTGACAGGGAAGCATTAAGAAATAGAAAGGTGTAA
- a CDS encoding Gfo/Idh/MocA family oxidoreductase: MQKDIRVGVIGVGGVGEILLREFLHHPRTDVIGIYDTTPSRLNEISEKYNVPMFEHYIDLIEDERINFVYIAVPPKYHHSIAMEVIKRNKHVICEKPLANSLDEAEELFSLAKERNIIHVMNFPTIYRQCFSTLREYLSNGYIGDVQRVEIQCYFPEWPRPWQQNNWISSREQGGFIREVFPHYIQMVQMLFGEMDIQYSSVTFPEDTEKCETSFIAHGQINGQIPVLFNGIAGIGQKEEIAFTIMGDKGVMALENWRSLSIKTSTSSPETIQLSEGNHLKIFIDEIVKKLNNEDASIVSFREGAEVQRILENLLVR; this comes from the coding sequence ATGCAAAAAGATATTCGAGTAGGAGTCATAGGTGTAGGCGGAGTAGGGGAAATTCTTTTAAGGGAGTTTTTACATCATCCGAGAACTGATGTGATCGGTATTTATGATACAACCCCATCCAGATTGAATGAAATAAGTGAGAAATATAATGTTCCTATGTTTGAGCATTATATTGATCTTATTGAAGATGAAAGAATCAATTTTGTCTATATCGCCGTTCCGCCTAAGTATCACCACTCCATAGCCATGGAGGTAATCAAAAGAAATAAACATGTTATTTGTGAGAAACCATTGGCCAATTCCTTGGATGAAGCTGAGGAGCTTTTTTCATTAGCGAAAGAGAGAAATATTATTCATGTGATGAATTTTCCAACCATCTACAGACAATGCTTCTCCACATTAAGAGAATATCTATCCAATGGGTATATTGGGGATGTGCAAAGGGTCGAAATTCAATGTTATTTTCCAGAATGGCCAAGACCGTGGCAACAGAATAACTGGATCAGTTCAAGGGAGCAAGGTGGATTTATACGGGAAGTGTTCCCTCACTATATCCAAATGGTTCAAATGTTGTTTGGTGAGATGGACATTCAATACTCATCGGTAACATTCCCGGAGGATACGGAAAAATGCGAGACGAGTTTCATAGCTCATGGACAGATTAATGGTCAAATACCTGTCTTATTTAATGGAATAGCTGGAATCGGTCAAAAGGAAGAGATCGCCTTTACCATAATGGGGGATAAGGGTGTGATGGCTCTTGAAAACTGGCGTTCATTATCTATAAAAACTAGTACATCATCACCTGAAACCATTCAATTATCGGAAGGTAATCATCTAAAAATCTTTATTGATGAGATAGTTAAAAAGCTAAATAATGAAGACGCCTCTATTGTCTCCTTTCGTGAAGGGGCGGAGGTACAAAGAATCCTTGAAAACCTGTTAGTGAGATGA
- a CDS encoding cupin domain-containing protein, with amino-acid sequence MKNEHLKNSTIFPLGQKVDANFIGDAYLQMVFSDPTPLNTAIGNVTFAPGARNNWHSHHAGQVLIVTGGEGWYQEEGKPAQLLKTGDVVNIPPNVKHWHGATKDSWFVHLALTPGPTDWLESVEDEWYTKL; translated from the coding sequence ATGAAAAATGAACATTTAAAAAATAGCACGATCTTCCCATTGGGACAAAAAGTAGATGCAAACTTTATCGGTGATGCCTACCTACAAATGGTGTTTTCCGATCCAACACCATTAAACACAGCCATTGGGAATGTAACCTTTGCTCCCGGAGCGCGCAATAACTGGCACTCTCATCATGCTGGCCAAGTTTTGATAGTTACTGGCGGTGAGGGGTGGTATCAAGAGGAAGGAAAACCAGCTCAATTACTAAAGACGGGTGATGTGGTCAATATTCCACCGAATGTGAAACATTGGCATGGGGCGACAAAAGACAGTTGGTTTGTCCATTTAGCCCTTACTCCAGGACCAACGGATTGGTTAGAATCCGTCGAGGACGAATGGTATACGAAATTATAA
- a CDS encoding MarR family winged helix-turn-helix transcriptional regulator has translation MKEILREIGMIARALDSISNIEFKEYDLTKGQYLYLVRICENPGIIQEKLAEMIKVDRTTAARAIQKLEMNGFIEKKEDQHNKKIKKLFPTEKGKNVYPFIKRENDYSNIVALEGLSETEVETIFTLLQRVRKNVEIDWEFVKKGNKRNY, from the coding sequence ATGAAGGAGATTCTTCGTGAAATTGGAATGATTGCAAGGGCATTAGATTCTATCAGTAATATAGAATTTAAAGAATATGACCTTACAAAAGGGCAGTATTTGTACCTTGTGCGAATTTGTGAAAACCCAGGCATCATTCAAGAAAAACTAGCTGAGATGATAAAAGTAGATCGAACAACGGCAGCTCGTGCGATACAAAAACTTGAAATGAATGGCTTTATTGAAAAGAAAGAAGATCAACATAACAAAAAAATTAAAAAGCTTTTTCCTACAGAAAAAGGAAAAAATGTTTATCCTTTTATAAAAAGAGAAAATGATTATTCCAATATTGTTGCATTAGAGGGACTTTCTGAAACAGAAGTAGAAACTATTTTTACTCTTCTTCAAAGAGTAAGAAAAAATGTAGAAATAGACTGGGAATTTGTCAAAAAAGGAAACAAGAGAAATTATTGA
- a CDS encoding GNAT family N-acetyltransferase, protein MTINIKKCTFEDLHTLQEISYETFNDTFKHQNTPENMNAYLERAFNLKQVEKELSNHSSHFFFVYFNNEVSGYLKVNTNDAQSEEMGDDSLEIERIYIKSKFQKHGLGKYLLNQAMELAMERNKKKLWLGVWEKNENAIAFYKKMGFVQTGAHSFYMGDEEQTDFIMTKTLL, encoded by the coding sequence ATGACTATCAATATAAAAAAGTGCACTTTTGAAGATTTACACACACTTCAAGAAATTAGTTATGAAACATTTAATGATACATTTAAGCACCAGAATACACCCGAGAATATGAATGCCTACTTAGAAAGGGCATTTAACTTAAAACAAGTAGAAAAAGAATTATCCAATCATTCTTCACACTTCTTTTTTGTTTATTTTAATAATGAAGTTTCTGGATATTTAAAGGTCAATACCAATGATGCTCAGTCTGAAGAAATGGGTGACGATTCGCTCGAAATCGAGAGAATTTATATAAAGAGTAAATTTCAAAAACATGGGCTTGGTAAATATCTGCTGAATCAAGCTATGGAACTTGCGATGGAACGTAATAAAAAGAAACTTTGGTTGGGCGTATGGGAAAAGAATGAAAATGCGATTGCTTTTTATAAGAAAATGGGGTTCGTTCAAACTGGAGCCCATTCTTTTTATATGGGTGATGAAGAACAAACGGACTTTATCATGACTAAAACACTCCTATAA